The Bacillota bacterium genomic interval GCCGTTGGGAACGGTCACGTCGATGGCGAGGCTGTATGACCCGGGCGAATACCCCTTGGCGTTCACCGAGGCGGCGATATCCTTCGCGGCCAGGCCGGAGAGGAGGCTCTTCGGTCCGCGCACGGTGATGCTCACGCCCGACGGGGCGACGGACGCCGAAAGACCGCCGGCCAGGCCGCCGATCTTGACCGGAACCCCGGCGATGGTCCGGTCCCCGGCATCCTCCTCGATGACCGCGGTGACCCGGACGGTCCGTGGCTCGGCCATGGACAGGCCGGGCGGCAGGACGACCTCGACGTCTTGCGAGACGATGCCCTTGACCCCGGCAATGCTGAAGGACTGGGCGGTGGTGCTTTCCACCCCGCTCAGCAGGTCGGCCCCGCCGCGCAGCTTGACCTCACCCGGCTCGGCCGTCACCGAGACCAGATGGTAACCGGGTGCCGGGT includes:
- a CDS encoding CdaR family protein — protein: PAPGYHLVSVTAEPGEVKLRGGADLLSGVESTTAQSFSIAGVKGIVSQDVEVVLPPGLSMAEPRTVRVTAVIEEDAGDRTIAGVPVKIGGLAGGLSASVAPSGVSITVRGPKSLLSGLAAKDIAASVNAKGYSPGSYSLAIDVTVPNGFTVVQKDPGTVGVTIK